The Caloenas nicobarica isolate bCalNic1 chromosome 28, bCalNic1.hap1, whole genome shotgun sequence genome window below encodes:
- the LOC135999542 gene encoding olfactory receptor 14J1-like yields the protein MSNSSSISQFLLLAFTDTRELQLLHFWLFLGIYLAALLGNGLIITTIACDQHFHTPMYFFLLNLALLDMGCISTTVPKSMANSFWDTRAISYSGCAAQLFSFAFLIVAEYSMLTIMSYDRYVAICKPLHYGTLLGSRTCVHMAAAAWASGFLNALLQTANTFSLPLCKGNALDQFFCEIPQILKLSCSDAYLRESGLIVVGVCLFFLCFVFIVVSYVQILRAVLRIPSEQGWHKAFSTCLPHLAVVSLFIITAMFADLKPPSISSPSLDLVVSVLYSVVPPAVNPLIYSMRNQELKDALRKLMAG from the coding sequence atgtccaacagcagctccatcagccagttcctcctcctggcgttcacagacacacgggagctgcagctcttgcacttctggctcttcctgggcatctacctggctgccctcctgggcaacggcctcatcatcaccaccatagcctgtgaccagcacttccacacccccatgtacttcttcctgctcaacctcgccctccttgacATGGGCTGTATCTCCACCACTgtacccaaatccatggccaattccttctgggacaccagggccatctcatactcgggatgtgctgcacagctcttttcgtTTGCCTTCTTGATAGTAGCAGAGTATTCtatgctcaccatcatgtcctatgaccgctacgttgccatctgcaaacccctgcactacgggaccctctTGGGCAGCAGaacttgtgtccacatggcagcagctgcctgggccagtgggtttctcaatgctctgctgcaaacggccaatacattttcactgccactgtgcaagggcaatgccctggaccagttcttctgtgaaatcccccagatcctcaagctctcctgctcagatgcctacctcagggaatcTGGGCTTATTGTTGTTGgtgtctgtttgttctttttgtgtttcgtgttcattgtggtgtcctatgtgcagatcttgagggctgtgctgaggatcccctctgagcagggatggcacaaagccttttccacgtgcctccctcacctggccgtggtctctctGTTCATcatcactgccatgtttgccgacctgaagcccccctccatctcctccccatccctggacctggtggtgtctgttctgtactcagtggtgcctccagcagtgaaccccctcatctacagcatgaggaaccaggagctaaAGGATGCCTTGAGGAAACTCATGGCTGGATAA
- the LOC135999514 gene encoding olfactory receptor 14A16-like, which translates to MRAPCAQRQQMSNSSSITQFLLLAFTDTRELQLLHFWLFLGIYLAALLGNGLIITTIACDQHLHTPMYFFLLNLALLDLGCISTIVPKSMANSLWDTRAISYQGCTAQVLTFAFLVGAEYSLLTVMSYDRYVTICKPLHYGTLLGSRACVHMAAAAWATGFLCAVIHIANTFSLPLCKGNALDQFFCEIPQILKLSCSDTYFREAGLIVVNVCLGFGCFVFIVVSYVQILRAVLRIPSEQGRHKAFATCLPHLAVVSLFLSTVMIAYLKPPSISSPSLDLVVSVLYSVVPPAVNPLIYSMRNQELKVALKKLIQSFFCQQQ; encoded by the coding sequence ATGAGAGCGCCCTGTGCccagagacagcaaatgtccaacagcagctccatcacccagttcctcctcctggcgttcacagacacacgggagctgcagctcttgcacttctggctcttcctgggcatctacctggctgccctcctgggcaacggcctcatcatcaccaccatagcctgtgaccagcacctccacacccccatgtacttcttcctgctcaacctcgccctcctcgacctgggctgcatctccaccattgtccccaagtccatggccaattccctctgggacaccagggccatctcctatcAAGGATGCACTGCTCAAGTCttaacatttgcctttttggTTGGAGCAGAGTATTCacttctcaccgtcatgtcctacgaccgctacgttaccatctgcaaacccctgcactacgggaccctcctgggcagcagagcttgtgtccacatggcagcagccgcctgggccactgggtttctctgtGCAGTGATTCACAttgccaatacattttcactacccctctgcaagggcaatgccctggaccagttcttctgtgaaatccctcaGATCCTCaaactctcctgctcagacacctacttcagggaagctgggcttattgtggttaatgtctgtttaggatttgggtgttttgtgttcattgtagtgtcctatgtgcagatcttaagggccgtgctgaggatcccctctgagcagggacggcacaaagcctttgccacgtgcctccctcacctggccgtggtctccctgttcctcagcactgtTATGATTGCCTatctgaagcccccctccatctcctccccatccctggacctggtggtgtctgttctgtactcagtggtgcctccagcagtgaaccccctcatctacagcatgaggaaccaggagctgaaagtggcactgaagaagctgattcaatcatttttctgtcagcagcaaTAA